The Acinonyx jubatus isolate Ajub_Pintada_27869175 chromosome D1, VMU_Ajub_asm_v1.0, whole genome shotgun sequence genome includes a window with the following:
- the GVQW3 gene encoding protein GVQW3 gives MSDRYLEQRISIKFCVKLNKSASETHHLLQEAYGDEVMSRARVFDWHKRFKEGREDVRDDARSGRPVTHRTDENIQKVKDLVCSNRRLTVRMMAEELNLDKETVRLILKENLNMRKVSAKVLSGILKDEPQPGKLDFRSDLSKETGKNSSCVRKKITSSETWTHLQCEAGGEIPLPVSHPQNHFPASQLLHASSSTSLPTRAAQDWFTPW, from the coding sequence ATGAGTGACCGCTATCTAGAACAAAGGATTAGTATCAAATTTTGCGTCAAATTGAACAAGTCTGCAAGTGAGACCCACCACCTTTTACAAGAAGCTTATGGGGATGAAGTCATGTCCAGGGCCAGAGTTTTCGACTGGCACAAAAGGTTTAAAGAAGGGCGGGAAGACGTTCGAGATGACGCCCGAAGTGGCCGTCCAGTCACCCACCGGACGGATGAAAATATTCAGAAGGTCAAGGACTTGGTTTGTTCAAACAGGCGGTTGACAGTGAGGATGATGGCCGAAGAGTTAAATTTAGATAAAGAAACTGTTAGACTCATTCTGAAAGAAAACTTGAATATGAGAAAAGTTTCTGCAAAAGTCCTATCAGGTATTTTGAAGGATGAACCTCAGCCTGGGAAACTTGACTTTCGGTCTGATCTTTCAAAGGAAACTGGGAAAAATAGCTCGTGTGTAAGGAAAAAGATAACAAGTTCTGAAACATGGACTCATCTCCAGTGTGAAGCTGGCGGGGAGATACCTCTGCCTGTATCTCATCCCCAGAACCACTTCCCTGCCAGCCAGCTTCTGCATGCTTCATCATCAACAAGCCTTCCCACCAGAGCAGCTCAGGACTGGTTCACACCATGGTGA